A portion of the Blastopirellula sediminis genome contains these proteins:
- a CDS encoding DUF1552 domain-containing protein — protein sequence MTPSWQIDRRHVLRGLGSFIALPLLNCMRPAMGAEMESPRRSAFVYIPNGVNTLDYQITTPGENYVLSKSLSPLEKHRSVITPISGMHHPGGLGHHHNCQKIWLTGGQLGPTDRNTISVDQKMAEVTSPFTRFHSLEIANKGESLAWTADGIRLPGMSRCSEIFAYLFEEPKNGTAAQRRTLRRKKSVLDANLEEVRSLERKMGDEDKGRMAQYLTAVRETEVRAIRADAWLDVPRPEILEQDRRRTDREVPQTQAGDYFRTIYDLIVLAFQTDATRVITFSSGIEGQGLPIPELGISQSRHELSHHNGDPNHMEKLTQSDRFSVEQFSYFLTRLAETPDLNGRPLLETTMSLFGSGMAYGHGHGNANLPLVLAGGTGCGLKHGKHIDLNQGHFDGYQLNEPGKHYHLCSRPVNVNAHMSNLLLTMAQKMGVESEKFGDSNSELDLA from the coding sequence ATGACACCTTCCTGGCAGATCGATCGTCGCCATGTCCTGCGTGGACTTGGCAGCTTCATTGCGCTCCCGCTCTTGAACTGCATGCGTCCGGCGATGGGCGCCGAGATGGAGTCGCCGCGCCGTAGCGCCTTCGTCTATATCCCGAACGGCGTCAACACGCTCGACTATCAGATCACGACGCCCGGCGAGAACTACGTCCTGTCGAAGTCCCTTTCGCCGCTCGAAAAACATCGCAGCGTCATCACCCCGATCAGCGGCATGCATCATCCCGGCGGTCTCGGGCATCACCACAATTGCCAGAAGATCTGGCTCACCGGCGGTCAACTGGGTCCGACCGATCGCAATACGATCTCCGTCGACCAGAAGATGGCCGAAGTGACCTCACCGTTCACGCGGTTCCATTCGCTAGAGATCGCCAACAAGGGAGAATCGCTGGCCTGGACGGCGGACGGCATTCGTCTGCCGGGGATGAGCCGTTGCAGCGAGATCTTCGCTTACCTCTTTGAAGAGCCGAAGAACGGCACCGCCGCTCAGCGTCGCACGTTGCGTCGCAAGAAGAGCGTCCTCGACGCGAATTTGGAAGAAGTTCGCTCGCTGGAGCGGAAGATGGGGGACGAAGACAAAGGACGGATGGCCCAGTATTTGACCGCCGTTCGCGAGACCGAAGTTCGCGCCATCCGGGCAGACGCCTGGCTTGACGTTCCCCGTCCGGAGATCCTGGAACAAGATCGTCGTCGCACCGATCGCGAAGTGCCGCAAACGCAAGCCGGCGATTACTTCCGCACGATCTACGACTTGATTGTGCTGGCGTTCCAGACCGACGCGACTCGCGTGATTACCTTCAGCAGCGGGATCGAAGGACAAGGGCTGCCGATTCCGGAACTCGGGATCTCCCAATCACGCCACGAACTGAGCCATCACAACGGCGATCCCAATCACATGGAGAAGCTGACGCAAAGCGATCGGTTTAGCGTCGAACAGTTCAGCTATTTCCTGACTCGTTTGGCCGAGACTCCTGACCTGAACGGTCGCCCGCTCCTCGAAACGACGATGTCTCTCTTCGGCAGCGGCATGGCGTACGGGCACGGACACGGCAACGCCAACTTGCCCCTTGTCTTGGCCGGCGGAACCGGCTGCGGCCTGAAACATGGAAAGCATATTGACCTTAACCAAGGTCACTTTGACGGCTACCAGCTCAACGAGCCGGGCAAGCACTATCATCTCTGCAGCCGTCCGGTGAACGTGAACGCCCACATGAGCAATCTACTGCTGACGATGGCGCAGAAGATGGGCGTGGAATCCGAAAAATTCGGCGATAGCAATAGCGAACTGGATCTGGCATGA